In Malus sylvestris chromosome 15, drMalSylv7.2, whole genome shotgun sequence, a single genomic region encodes these proteins:
- the LOC126604921 gene encoding cell cycle checkpoint protein RAD17 isoform X2, with amino-acid sequence MGKRNTVVVLSSDNEDVDRSSSANRRKTQSKSSSSVPRTNPRRSKRARVSGSRSSLGTAPSNWDEVKLFCEDFDDGFKVSAGSGRSNVKELWVDKYKPHSFLDLAVHKKKVEEVKVWFEERLRDSKGASRNHVLVITGQAGVGKSATVQVIASHLGATLCEWNTPTPIVWEEHLYNSSAGIRYMSKLDEFENFVERIRKYGLIPSSLNEGSKSSFILLIDDLPVTNGKAAFGRLQNCLHLLVKSTQIPTAILVTDYGKADSADHTTGYLEEIPSFLESVGACKVSFNPITDNSVKKVLSRICREEQCNVTAEQVNLIAKASGGDIRHAITSLQFFFLKPTPRNLLSSLSPAPRHAKEKPDEVNALDSGFSFQFGRDDTLSLFHALGKFLHNKRETENVMTLDGDAFHVREGLSRLPLKMDAPEKILCQAHGQARPIADFLHENVLDFLSEEAIDDAWTIASYLSDADLLLATFHGMRSRQYEAENVLQSSGASVAVRGVLFGNFHPSPSRWHAVRRPKLWQVEQSSMLNKKEMVKRRLDAYNGMCGASDLTVIATEYTPVLKWLGFRAGQGYKEEGDTEKISMDDEESEISDDDIEEW; translated from the exons ATGGGGAAGAGGAACACTGTGGTGGTGTTGTCATCGGACAACGAAGACGTCGATCGTTCATCGAGCGCGAATCGCAGAAAAACGCAATCGAAATCGAGCTCTTCGGTTCCACGAACAAACCCTAGGCGATCCAAAAGGGCTCGGGTGTCAGGTTCTCGCTCTAGCTTGGGCACGGCACCGAGCAATTGGGATGAG GTTAAAttgttttgtgaagattttGACGATGGGTTCAAGGTCTCTGCTG GTTCTGGAAGAAGCAACGTGAAGGAGTTATGGGTGGATAAATACAAACCCCATTCTTTTTTGGACCTTGCTGTTCACAAGAAAAAG GTCGAAGAAGTTAAGGTGTGGTTTGAAGAAAGATTGAGAGATTCAAAG GGTGCATCTAGGAATCATGTTCTTGTCATCACTGGGCAAGCTGGTGTTGGAAAATCT GCAACTGTTCAAGTGATTGCATCTCACCTTGGAGCCACATTGTGTGAATGGAACACGCCAACTCCAATAGTTTGGGAAGAACATTTATACAACTCCAGTGCAG GAATACGCTACATGTCAAAgttggatgaatttgaaaattttgtggaGAGAATAAGGAAGTATGGATTGATCCCATCATCCCTTAATGAGGGTTCAAAATCTTCGTTTATACTCTTAATTGATGACCTTCCGGTGACAAATGGTAAAGCTGCCTTTGGAAGACTTCAAAACTGCTTGCATCTTCTTGTGAAATCTACTCAGATACCAACTGCTATATTGGTCACTGACTATGGTAAAGCTGATTCAGCTGATCACACCACTGGATACTTAGAAGAAATTCCATCGTTTCTTGAAAGTGTTGGGGCTTGTAAG GTCTCCTTCAATCCTATAACAGATAATTCCGTTAAGAAAGTACTTTCTAGAATATGCAGAGAAGAGCAGTGTAATGTGACTGCTGAACAGGTCAATCTAATAGCAAAAGCAAGTGGAGGGGACATCCGACATGCAATTACATCATTACAATTCTTCTTTTTGAAACCAACTCCGAGGAATTTGTTGTCTTCATTGAGTCCTGCGCCCAGGCATGCTAAGGAGAAGCCAGATGAGGTAAATGCTTTGGACAGCGGGTTTTCCTTCCAGTTTGGCAGAGATGATACACTTTCTCTATTCCATGCACTCGGGAAGTTTCTGCATAATAAAAGAGAGACTGAAAATGTCATGACATTGG ACGGAGATGCATTTCATGTGCGGGAAGGATTGTCTAGACTACCACTAAAAATGGATGCTCCAGAAAAGATTCTTTGTCAAGCACACGGACAAGCTAGACCTATTGCCGATTTTCTTCATGAAAATG TTCTAGATTTCCTAAGCGAGGAGGCAATAGATGATGCATGGACAATTGCTTCATACTTAAGTGATGCTGACTTGCTTCTTGCTACTTTCCATGGAATGCGAAGTAGACAGTATGAGGCAGAAAATGTTTTACAGTCATCTGGTGCTTCAGTTGCTGTCCGTGGTGTGCTCTTTGGAAATTTTCATCCATCGCCTTCCAG GTGGCATGCCGTTCGCCGGCCAAAGCTCTGGCAGGTTGAGCAATCATCAATGCTTAACAAG AAGGAGATGGTGAAACGGAGATTGGATGCATATAATGGAATGTGCGGTGCCTCCGATTTGACAGTTATAGCTACCGAGTACACACCTGTGTTGAAATGGCTTGGATTTAGGGCAGGGCAAGGGTACAAGGAAGAAGGCGATACCGAAAAGATTAGTATGGATGATGAAGAGAGCGAAATTTCGGATGATGACATAGAAGAATGGTAA
- the LOC126604921 gene encoding cell cycle checkpoint protein RAD17 isoform X1 codes for MGKRNTVVVLSSDNEDVDRSSSANRRKTQSKSSSSVPRTNPRRSKRARVSGSRSSLGTAPSNWDEVKLFCEDFDDGFKVSAAKWKWKHESGSGRSNVKELWVDKYKPHSFLDLAVHKKKVEEVKVWFEERLRDSKGASRNHVLVITGQAGVGKSATVQVIASHLGATLCEWNTPTPIVWEEHLYNSSAGIRYMSKLDEFENFVERIRKYGLIPSSLNEGSKSSFILLIDDLPVTNGKAAFGRLQNCLHLLVKSTQIPTAILVTDYGKADSADHTTGYLEEIPSFLESVGACKVSFNPITDNSVKKVLSRICREEQCNVTAEQVNLIAKASGGDIRHAITSLQFFFLKPTPRNLLSSLSPAPRHAKEKPDEVNALDSGFSFQFGRDDTLSLFHALGKFLHNKRETENVMTLDGDAFHVREGLSRLPLKMDAPEKILCQAHGQARPIADFLHENVLDFLSEEAIDDAWTIASYLSDADLLLATFHGMRSRQYEAENVLQSSGASVAVRGVLFGNFHPSPSRWHAVRRPKLWQVEQSSMLNKKEMVKRRLDAYNGMCGASDLTVIATEYTPVLKWLGFRAGQGYKEEGDTEKISMDDEESEISDDDIEEW; via the exons ATGGGGAAGAGGAACACTGTGGTGGTGTTGTCATCGGACAACGAAGACGTCGATCGTTCATCGAGCGCGAATCGCAGAAAAACGCAATCGAAATCGAGCTCTTCGGTTCCACGAACAAACCCTAGGCGATCCAAAAGGGCTCGGGTGTCAGGTTCTCGCTCTAGCTTGGGCACGGCACCGAGCAATTGGGATGAG GTTAAAttgttttgtgaagattttGACGATGGGTTCAAGGTCTCTGCTG CTAAATGGAAGTGGAAACATGAATCAGGTTCTGGAAGAAGCAACGTGAAGGAGTTATGGGTGGATAAATACAAACCCCATTCTTTTTTGGACCTTGCTGTTCACAAGAAAAAG GTCGAAGAAGTTAAGGTGTGGTTTGAAGAAAGATTGAGAGATTCAAAG GGTGCATCTAGGAATCATGTTCTTGTCATCACTGGGCAAGCTGGTGTTGGAAAATCT GCAACTGTTCAAGTGATTGCATCTCACCTTGGAGCCACATTGTGTGAATGGAACACGCCAACTCCAATAGTTTGGGAAGAACATTTATACAACTCCAGTGCAG GAATACGCTACATGTCAAAgttggatgaatttgaaaattttgtggaGAGAATAAGGAAGTATGGATTGATCCCATCATCCCTTAATGAGGGTTCAAAATCTTCGTTTATACTCTTAATTGATGACCTTCCGGTGACAAATGGTAAAGCTGCCTTTGGAAGACTTCAAAACTGCTTGCATCTTCTTGTGAAATCTACTCAGATACCAACTGCTATATTGGTCACTGACTATGGTAAAGCTGATTCAGCTGATCACACCACTGGATACTTAGAAGAAATTCCATCGTTTCTTGAAAGTGTTGGGGCTTGTAAG GTCTCCTTCAATCCTATAACAGATAATTCCGTTAAGAAAGTACTTTCTAGAATATGCAGAGAAGAGCAGTGTAATGTGACTGCTGAACAGGTCAATCTAATAGCAAAAGCAAGTGGAGGGGACATCCGACATGCAATTACATCATTACAATTCTTCTTTTTGAAACCAACTCCGAGGAATTTGTTGTCTTCATTGAGTCCTGCGCCCAGGCATGCTAAGGAGAAGCCAGATGAGGTAAATGCTTTGGACAGCGGGTTTTCCTTCCAGTTTGGCAGAGATGATACACTTTCTCTATTCCATGCACTCGGGAAGTTTCTGCATAATAAAAGAGAGACTGAAAATGTCATGACATTGG ACGGAGATGCATTTCATGTGCGGGAAGGATTGTCTAGACTACCACTAAAAATGGATGCTCCAGAAAAGATTCTTTGTCAAGCACACGGACAAGCTAGACCTATTGCCGATTTTCTTCATGAAAATG TTCTAGATTTCCTAAGCGAGGAGGCAATAGATGATGCATGGACAATTGCTTCATACTTAAGTGATGCTGACTTGCTTCTTGCTACTTTCCATGGAATGCGAAGTAGACAGTATGAGGCAGAAAATGTTTTACAGTCATCTGGTGCTTCAGTTGCTGTCCGTGGTGTGCTCTTTGGAAATTTTCATCCATCGCCTTCCAG GTGGCATGCCGTTCGCCGGCCAAAGCTCTGGCAGGTTGAGCAATCATCAATGCTTAACAAG AAGGAGATGGTGAAACGGAGATTGGATGCATATAATGGAATGTGCGGTGCCTCCGATTTGACAGTTATAGCTACCGAGTACACACCTGTGTTGAAATGGCTTGGATTTAGGGCAGGGCAAGGGTACAAGGAAGAAGGCGATACCGAAAAGATTAGTATGGATGATGAAGAGAGCGAAATTTCGGATGATGACATAGAAGAATGGTAA